A DNA window from Elephas maximus indicus isolate mEleMax1 chromosome 17, mEleMax1 primary haplotype, whole genome shotgun sequence contains the following coding sequences:
- the LOC126061019 gene encoding olfactory receptor 8D1-like, with protein sequence MARQNDSTVTEFVLEGLTEKPELQLPLFLLFLGIYGVTVVGNMGMIFLITCSFKLQAPMYFFLGNLSAVDLFYSSVITPKLLENFVREKNVISYPGCMTQLFFFCFFATAESYILTAMAYDRCAAICSPLLYNVTMSQKVCNVLVTGVYIMASIGAMPHMISMIMLFFCKDNVIHHYFCDILPLLKLSCSTTYINELLVILVGGFNVLATTMAIIISYAFILCNILRIPLAEGKSKAFSTCGSHLTAVGVFYGSIIFMYFKPSSSSNMAQDKVASVFYTTVIPMLNPLIYSLRNKDVKDVFSKIMGMRYGPLQGSNQNH encoded by the coding sequence ATGGCCAGACAAAATGATTCCACAGTGACTGAATTTGTCCTTGAGGGATTGACAGAAAAACCAGAACTCCAGCTGCCTCTCTTCCTCCTATTTCTAGGGATCTATGGGGTCACCGTTGTGGGAAATATGGGTATGATCTTCCTAATCACTTGCAGTTTCAAGCTCCAAgctcccatgtatttttttcttggcaATTTGTCAGCCGTAGATCTCTTTTACTCCTCAGTTATTACTCCCAAACTCCTGGAAAACTTTGTAAGGGAGAAAAATGTTATTTCCTACCCTGGATGTATGacacaactttttttcttttgcttttttgctACTGCTGAGTCCTATATTCTAACTGCCATGGCTTATGATAGATGTGCAGCTATCTGTAGTCCACTGCTCTACAATGTCACCATGTCCCAAAAGGTCTGCAATGTGCTTGTGACTGGAGTCTATATTATGGCATCTATTGGAGCTATGCCCCACATGATCTCCATGATTATGCTTTTCTTCTGTAAGGACAATGTCATCCACCATTACTTCTGTGACATACTTCCTCTCCTAAAGCTCTCATGCTCCACTACCTACATCAATGAACTTCTGGTGATACTTGTAGGCGGATTCAATGTGCTTGCAACAACTATGGCCATAATAATCTCTTACGCCTTCATATTGTGTAACATTCTTCGAATACCTTTAGCTGAGGGCAAATCCAAAGCCTTTAGTACCTGTGGTTCTCATCTTACAGCTGTTGGGGTTTTTTATGGATCCATCATATTCATGTATTTTAAGCCATCATCCAGCAGCAACATGGCCCAGGATAAGGTGGCCTCTGTGTTCTATACCACAGTGATCCCTATGTTGAACCCTTTGATCTATAGCTTGAGGAATAAGGATGTAAAGGATGTGTTCAGCAAAATCATGGGTATGAGGTATGGCCCACTCCAGGGTAGTAATCAGAACCACTAA